The Solea senegalensis isolate Sse05_10M linkage group LG9, IFAPA_SoseM_1, whole genome shotgun sequence genome has a segment encoding these proteins:
- the tmem147 gene encoding transmembrane protein 147, protein MTLFHFGNCFALAYFPYFITYKCSGLSEYNAFWRCVQAGATYLFVQLCKMLFLATFFPTWEGGAGIYDFVGEFMKATVDLADLLGLHLVMSRNAGKGEYKIMVAAMGWATAELVMSRCLPLWVGARGIEFDWKYIQMSFDSNISLVHYIAMAAVVWMFTRYDLPKSFRLPVTVLLALCVYKAFLMELFVHIFLLGSWTVLLVKAVLTGAISLCSLFLFVTLVHSN, encoded by the exons ATGACCCTCTTTCACTTTGGAAACTGCTTTGCTCTGGCATATTTCCCTTACTTCATAACATATAAGTGCAGTGGCTT ATCAGAGTACAATGCCTTCTGGAGATGTGTCCAAGCGGGTGCAACCTACCTCTTTGTCCAGCTATGTAAG ATGCTGTTCTTAGCAACATTTTTCCCCACTTGGGAAGGAGGAGCTGGAATTTATGACTTTGTAGGG GAATTTATGAAGGCTACAGTGGACCTGGCAGATCTGCTGGGCCTCCATCTTGTGATGTCTCGTAATGCTGGTAAAGGCGAGTATAAGATCATGGTGGCTGCCATGGGCTGGGCAACAGCAGAACTTGTCATGTCCAG GTGTCTCCCTCTGTGGGTGGGAGCCAGAGGGATCGAGTTTGACTGGAAGTACATCCAGATGAGCTTTGACTCCAACATCAGTTTG GTCCATTATATTGCCATGGCGGCAGTGGTGTGGATGTTTACACGATATGACCTTCCTAAGAGCTTCAGACTGCCGGTCACAGTGTTGTTGGCTCTTTGTGTCTACAAGGCCTTCCTTATGGA GTTGTTTGTCCACATCTTCCTGTTGGGCAGTTGGACAGTGTTATTGGTCAAAGCTGTGTTGACTGGTGCCATCTCTCTCTGCTCGCTGTTTCTCTTTGTCACTCTGGTCCACAGTAACTAA
- the sult2st3 gene encoding sulfotransferase family 2, cytosolic sulfotransferase 3 isoform X1: MSAIEEMYFLDHGYMFPTETHCAASLKFAQEFAFQDDDVVAVTYPKSGTVWMQEILPLVLNGGDLTPIQTIPNWDRVPWLEEKRLAVVVDQLTSPRALVTHLPYHLMPPSFLKSKAKVINVLRNPKDVMVSSYYFHQMAAFLEDPGTFDEFMEKFLTGKVMFGKWTDHVKSWRHTALGDRIMYITYEDMVQDLPAALRRISDFLGCNLNDETIQKIAEHCSLKSMKANNMSNFSLVPKQYMDATKSPFLRKGVPGDWKNHFTSEQLARFTSVIRKEMEGESFSLPWSLD, from the exons ATGTCTGCCATTGAAGAGATGTACTTTCTTGATCATGGATATATGTTTCCGACGGAGACTCACTGCGCTGCGAGCCTCAAGTTTGCACAGGAATTCGCTTTCCAAGATGACGACGTCGTAGCTGTCACGTACCCGAAGTCAG GTACGGTCTGGATGCAGGAGATCCTACCACTGGTGCTGAATGGTGGCGATCTGACACCAATCCAAACCATTCCTAACTGGGACCGGGTTCCCTGGCTGGAGGAGAAAAGATTAGCGGTAGTTGTGGATCAGCTGACATCTCCACGAGCGTTGGTCACCCATTTACCCTACCACCTTATGCCCCCGTCCTTTCTCAAGTCCAAGGCCAAG GTGATCAATGTCTTAAGGAACCCAAAGGATGTCATGGTTTCGTCATACTACTTTCACCAGATGGCCGCATTCCTCGAAGATCCAGGAACTTTTGATGAGTTCATGGAGAAATTCCTGACAGGCAAAG TGATGTTTGGAAAATGGACAGATCATGTGAAGAGCTGGAGACACACAGCGCTTGGAGACAGAATAATGTACATCACATATGAAGACATGGTTCAG GACCTGCCCGCAGCTCTCAGACGAATTTCAGATTTCCTTGGCTGTAACCTGAACGATGAAACTATTCAGAAGATAGCCGAGCATTGCTCTTTGAAGAGCATGAAGGCCAACAACATGTCCAACTTCAGCCTGGTCCCGAAGCAGTACATGGACGCAACCAAATCTCCTTTCTTGAGGAAAG GTGTTCCTGGAGACTGGAAAAACCATTTCACCTCGGAGCAACTCGCCCGATTCACATCCGTCATTCGCAAAGAGATGGAGGGTGAGAGCTTCTCTCTGCCGTGGAGTCTGGACTGA
- the sult2st3 gene encoding sulfotransferase family 2, cytosolic sulfotransferase 3 isoform X2 encodes MTSPEYICYHDLLLPPEAHSLESLEFAQKFSVNDTDVFAVTYPKSGTVWMQEILPLVLNGGDLTPIQTIPNWDRVPWLEEKRLAVVVDQLTSPRALVTHLPYHLMPPSFLKSKAKVINVLRNPKDVMVSSYYFHQMAAFLEDPGTFDEFMEKFLTGKVMFGKWTDHVKSWRHTALGDRIMYITYEDMVQDLPAALRRISDFLGCNLNDETIQKIAEHCSLKSMKANNMSNFSLVPKQYMDATKSPFLRKGVPGDWKNHFTSEQLARFTSVIRKEMEGESFSLPWSLD; translated from the exons ATGACCTCTCCCGAGTACATCTGCTACCACGACCTTCTCCTGCCACCTGAGGCTCACTCACTGGAGAGCCTGGAGTTTGCTCAAAAGTTCTCTGTCAACGACACTGATGTGTTTGCTGTGACTTACCCCAAATCAG GTACGGTCTGGATGCAGGAGATCCTACCACTGGTGCTGAATGGTGGCGATCTGACACCAATCCAAACCATTCCTAACTGGGACCGGGTTCCCTGGCTGGAGGAGAAAAGATTAGCGGTAGTTGTGGATCAGCTGACATCTCCACGAGCGTTGGTCACCCATTTACCCTACCACCTTATGCCCCCGTCCTTTCTCAAGTCCAAGGCCAAG GTGATCAATGTCTTAAGGAACCCAAAGGATGTCATGGTTTCGTCATACTACTTTCACCAGATGGCCGCATTCCTCGAAGATCCAGGAACTTTTGATGAGTTCATGGAGAAATTCCTGACAGGCAAAG TGATGTTTGGAAAATGGACAGATCATGTGAAGAGCTGGAGACACACAGCGCTTGGAGACAGAATAATGTACATCACATATGAAGACATGGTTCAG GACCTGCCCGCAGCTCTCAGACGAATTTCAGATTTCCTTGGCTGTAACCTGAACGATGAAACTATTCAGAAGATAGCCGAGCATTGCTCTTTGAAGAGCATGAAGGCCAACAACATGTCCAACTTCAGCCTGGTCCCGAAGCAGTACATGGACGCAACCAAATCTCCTTTCTTGAGGAAAG GTGTTCCTGGAGACTGGAAAAACCATTTCACCTCGGAGCAACTCGCCCGATTCACATCCGTCATTCGCAAAGAGATGGAGGGTGAGAGCTTCTCTCTGCCGTGGAGTCTGGACTGA